In the genome of Streptomyces sp. P3, the window GCGAACTGGACTGGGTCGCGAAACGCGAGGTCATGGAGGGATACCGGCGCCGTGACGGCCTCGACTGGGACGCCGCCCGCCTCCACCTCGTCGACCTCCAGTACGCCGACGTACGGGCCGAGAAGGGCCTGTACAACCGTCTGGCGGCCCGCGGGCGCATGAAGCGGCTCCTGGACGAGTCCGAGGTCGAGCGGGCCGTCAGCAAGCCCCCGGAGGACACCCGCGCGTACTTCCGGGGCCGCTGCCTCGAGCAGTACGCCGACGACGTCGCCGCGGCCTCCTGGGACTCCGTGATCTTCGACCTGCCGGGCCGGGACTCGCTCCAGCGCGTCCCAACCCTCGAACCCCTTCGCGGAACGCGAAATCACGTCAAGGAGCTCCTGGACCGCTGCCGCACGGCAGAAGACCTGGTCAAGGTCCTCTCGGGCGGCTGAACGGTTATCCGGACGGTACCTGCCCGGCGGGGTGGAAAGCGCCCTGGCCGGGAATCATGGAGATGGTCCCCTTGCGTTGACGCAACTGCGGGGCCGATGTCGGACCCGGCTTGTAGGGTCTGATCATCACCGATCGGCAGGAATGCCGACCTGTCGACCACATCGGGCGAAAGAGCGGGGTGAGGGTTATGGCGACCAAGGACACCGGCGGCGGCCAGCAGAAGGCGACGCGCTCCACGGAGGAGGTCGAGGAGCAGGCGGTCGAGACGCAGGGCTCGGAAGACCTCAAGGAGCGCCAGGAGAAGCTGAGCGACGACGTCGACTCGGTTCTTGACGAGATTGACGATGTACTCGAGGAAAATGCCGAGGATTTCGTTCGAAGTTTCGTTCAGAAGGGTGGCGAGTAGCCTTCGAATCGAAGGTCTCGGGGGTCTTCGGGTTGGCAAGCGAAGAGGGTGTGAAGCGCTGCTCGCGGTGCAAAGAGCTCAGGTCGCGGGCAGCCTTCGCCAGTAACAAAGCAGCCCGGGACGGGTTGCAGGCCTATTGCCGTGAGTGCTGGGCGGTCTACTACCAGGCCCGGCAGGTGGCCAGGGGAAAGAGCGTGCGGCCGCGGGTGTATGCACCCGCGGGGCACAAGTTCTGCCGCACCTGTGAGGAGGTCAAGCCGCACAGTGAGTGGCATCGCAACGCCACGGCGTCCGACGGCCTTGCGACTTGCTGCAAGGCCTGCAAAGCCGTCAAGGGGCGCCGTGGGCATCTGAAGCGCCAGTACGGCCTGACGGAAGCCGAGCGCGACGCCATGGTCGCCTCCCAAAAAGGGCTGTGCGTGATCTGCCTGAAAGCCCCGGCCGTCCATGTGGATCATTGCCACGAGACGGGTAGGGTCCGAGGCGTACTGTGCTTCAACTGCAATTCGGCCATCGGCAAGTTGGGAGACGACCCCGACGCTGTTCGTCGGGCAGCCGCCTACCTGGAGGGAACTTCGTGGAAGCCAACACTCGTAGCACCGGGCGTCTACCAGCTGCCTTCCTGACGCCTGGGTCCTCGTCCTTCATGGACTTCCTGTCCGAGCACCAGCCGGAGATGCTGCCCGGCAAGCGGCAGCTGCCTCCGACGCAGGGTGTGATCGAGGCGCCGCACGGGACGACGATCGTGGCCGTCACGTTCCCCGGCGGGGTCGTGCTCGCCGGTGACCGCCGGGCCACGATGGGCAACATCATCGCGCAGCGGGACATCGAGAAGGTGTTCCCGGCGGACGAGTACTCGGCCGTCGGCATCGCCGGCACCGCGGGCCTGGCCGTCGAGATGGTGAAGCTGTTCCAGCTGGAGCTGGAGCACTTCGAGAAGGTCGAGGGTGCGCAGCTCTCGCTGGAGGGCAAGGCCAACCGGCTGTCGACGATGATCCGGTCGAATCTGGGCATGGCGATGCAGGGGCTGGCGGTGGTGCCGTTGTTCGCGGGGTTCGACGTGGACCGGGACCGGGGCCGGATCTTCTCGTACGACGTGACGGGCGGCCGTTCGGAGGAGCATCACTTCGCGGCGACGGGTTCGGGTTCGATCTTCGCGCGCGGGGCGATGAAGAAGCTGTACCGGGACGACCTGACGGAGGAGCAGGCCACGACGCTCGTGGTGCAGGCTCTGTACGACGCGGCTGACGACGATTCGGCGACGGGTGGTCCCGACGTCGCGCGCCGGATCTACCCGATCGTCACGGTGATCACCGAGGACGGGTTCCGCAGGCTCACTGACGAGGAGTCGTCGGGTATCGCCCGTTCGATCCTCGAGCGTCGTCTGGAGCAGCCGGACGGCCCGCGTGCGGCGTTGCTGTAGGCGTGGTCCGTGTGTGTCCCAGGTGATCCAGTGACTTCGACAGAAAGGGACGGATAACCGGTGTCGACTCCGTTCTATGTCTCACCCCAGCAGGCGATGGCGGACCGCGCGGAGTATGCGCGCAAGGGCATCGCTCGTGGTCGCAGCCTGGTCGTGCTGCAGTATGCCGACGGCATCGTGTTCGTCGGTGAGAATCCGTCGCGTGCGTTGCACAAGTTCAGTGAGATCTATGACCGGATCGGCTTTGCGGCCGCCGGTAAGTACAACGAGTACGAGAATCTGCGGATCGGTGGTGTGCGGTATGCCGATCTGCGGGGTTACACCTATGACCGTGACGATGTGACGGCGCGTGGTCTGGCGAACGTGTACGCCCAGACGCTGGGCACGATCTTCTCCTCGGCCGGTGAGAAGCCGTACGAGGTGGAGTTGGTGGTGGCCGAGGTGGGTGACACGCCGGACGGTGACCAGATCTACCGGTTGCCGCACGACGGGTCGATCGTGGACGAGCACGGTTCGGTCGCGGTGGGTGGCAACGCGGAGCAGATCAGCAGCTATCTGGATCAGCGTCATCAGGACGGTATGAGTCTGGCGGAGGCTCTGAAGCTGGCTGTTCAGGCGTTGTCGCGTGACACGAACGGGACGCAGCGGGAGATTCCGGCGGAGCGGCTGGAGGTCGCGGTGCTGGACCGTACGAGGCCGCAGCAGCGTAAGTTCAAGCGGATCGTGGGTCGTCAGCTCGCGCGGTTGCTGGAGGCGGGCGGCGCTTCCACGGAGGCGGAGAGTTCGGACGATTCCGAGGACGTGGGGAAGGAGTAGGTCCGCGCTCTCGCGGGGTTGCCTCTCGGTGTCCGGGTGGTTCGCCTCTTTCACGCCCCGGCCGGTGTCCCGGCCGGGGCGTGAGGTGTCTCAGGAGGGCCTGGGCGGTGCCGTGGAGGCGCGTACGACGAGGTGGACGGGGATGTCCCCGGCATCCGGTGTGCGGCCCTCGAGGACGGCGAGGAGGGCATGCATGCCGCGTTCGCCGAAGAGTTCGGCGTCGAGCCGTACGGTGGTGAGTTCGGGGTCGAGGGCGGTGGCGAGGGCGAGGTCGTCGAGGCCGGTGACGGAGACGTCGTGGGGGACGTGCAGGCCG includes:
- the prcA gene encoding proteasome subunit alpha, whose product is MSTPFYVSPQQAMADRAEYARKGIARGRSLVVLQYADGIVFVGENPSRALHKFSEIYDRIGFAAAGKYNEYENLRIGGVRYADLRGYTYDRDDVTARGLANVYAQTLGTIFSSAGEKPYEVELVVAEVGDTPDGDQIYRLPHDGSIVDEHGSVAVGGNAEQISSYLDQRHQDGMSLAEALKLAVQALSRDTNGTQREIPAERLEVAVLDRTRPQQRKFKRIVGRQLARLLEAGGASTEAESSDDSEDVGKE
- a CDS encoding endonuclease VII domain-containing protein, whose amino-acid sequence is MASEEGVKRCSRCKELRSRAAFASNKAARDGLQAYCRECWAVYYQARQVARGKSVRPRVYAPAGHKFCRTCEEVKPHSEWHRNATASDGLATCCKACKAVKGRRGHLKRQYGLTEAERDAMVASQKGLCVICLKAPAVHVDHCHETGRVRGVLCFNCNSAIGKLGDDPDAVRRAAAYLEGTSWKPTLVAPGVYQLPS
- the prcB gene encoding proteasome subunit beta produces the protein MEANTRSTGRLPAAFLTPGSSSFMDFLSEHQPEMLPGKRQLPPTQGVIEAPHGTTIVAVTFPGGVVLAGDRRATMGNIIAQRDIEKVFPADEYSAVGIAGTAGLAVEMVKLFQLELEHFEKVEGAQLSLEGKANRLSTMIRSNLGMAMQGLAVVPLFAGFDVDRDRGRIFSYDVTGGRSEEHHFAATGSGSIFARGAMKKLYRDDLTEEQATTLVVQALYDAADDDSATGGPDVARRIYPIVTVITEDGFRRLTDEESSGIARSILERRLEQPDGPRAALL
- a CDS encoding ubiquitin-like protein Pup, which codes for MATKDTGGGQQKATRSTEEVEEQAVETQGSEDLKERQEKLSDDVDSVLDEIDDVLEENAEDFVRSFVQKGGE